The following coding sequences lie in one Pelecanus crispus isolate bPelCri1 chromosome 9, bPelCri1.pri, whole genome shotgun sequence genomic window:
- the DYNC2I2 gene encoding cytoplasmic dynein 2 intermediate chain 2, translating into MFADGTAPGADVESLWRSARSARCEAKSCQTGKISTAETAVQSHTSRDAGVQTDQSEDAVQDFQQEVQADYASLLSFLQRVEDAVIKELNKNWRSRAFDGFEVNWTDQNETVLCLHTLSYPEAQDQNLQVTSVSWNATGSVVACSYGRLDGGDWSTEKSYVCTWNLDRRGLNPQRPDLLVDVPSSVMCLAFHPSQPSLIAGGLFSGELVVWDTSRTEDPVIWRTGMTDDTHTDPVYQVNWLPDAKRRNHARLLSVSTDGKILVWKEEQDGRLALAEGFALVAQQIPRSAQLKKFAWGEAAVGVTSLSFSHFDPRVFVVGVEGGYSVKCSTAAEKLALHQPGSSVPLRAPAELAFSPHGGPVYSVSCSPFHRNLFLSCGTDGQVHLHSMLQTQPLISLQLSKKYLFCVRWSPVRPLVFAAVSGEGDVHLFDFEKSSQKPAISMKQAVGECPVYCLEFNIKQTRLLAAGDATGTVKVWQLSSDFTEQGPREMNHLEQLANEITD; encoded by the exons ATGTTCGCGGACGGGACGGCGCCCGGCGCCGACGTGGAGTCGCTGTGGAGGAGCGCCCGGAGTGCGCGCTGCGAGGCG AAAAGCTGCCAGACTGGGAAAATTTCAACAGCAGAAACTGCAGTACAATCTCATACTAGCCGAGATGCCGGCGTGCAGACAGATCAAAGTGAAGATGCTGTCCAAGACTTCCAGCAAGAAGTCCAAGCAGATTACGCTAGCCTTCTATCATTCCTTCAGAGAGTGGAGGATGCTGTTATCAAAGAGCTAAACAAAAACTGGCGAAGCCGTGCCTTTGATGGCTTTGAAGTGAACTGGACAGATCAGAATGAAACA GTGTTGTGTTTGCATACATTGTCATACCCAGAGGCTCAGGATCAAAACCTACAGGTTACCAGCGTCTCATGGAATGCAACCGGATCCGTTGTTGCATGTTCGTATGGTCG gttGGATGGTGGGGACTGGAGCACAGAAAAATCCTATGTCTGTACCTGGAACCTGGACAGAAGAGGGTTGAATCCACAGCGCCCGGACCTACTGGTGGATGTTCCCAGTTCTGTCATGTGCCTGGCTTTCCACCCCTCCCAGCCTTCACTGATAGCTG GTGGCCTGTTCAGTGGGGAGCTGGTGGTGTGGGATACCAGCAGAACAGAAGACCCCGTGATCTGGAGGACGGGGATGACAGATGACACTCACACTGATCCAGTCTATCAG GTTAACTGGTTACCCGACGCCAAGCGCAGAAACCACGCCCGGCTGTTGAGCGTGTCAACGGATGGAAAGATCCTGGTGTGGAAGGAGGAGCAAGATGGGCGGCTGGCCTTGGCCGAAGGATTCGCCTTGGTGGCTCAGCAGATCCCTCGCAGCGCTCAGCTGAAGAAG ttcgcctggggagaggcagctgtgGGTGTGACCTCACTCTCCTTTTCACACTTCGATCCCCGCGTGTTTGTTGTCGGCGTGGAAGGTGGCTATTCCGTGAAGTGCTCcactgcagcagagaagctgGCGCTCCATCAGCCAGGCAGTTCGGTTCCCCTCAGGGCACCAGCGGAGCTTGCCTTCTCCCCGCACGGTGGGCCGGTGTACTCCGTGAGCTGCTCGCCCTTCCACAG GAACCTCTTTCTGAGCTGTGGGACTGATGGACAAGTTCACTTGCACTCCATGTTGCAGACACAACCCCTCATTTCTCTTCAATTATCAAAGAAATACCTCTTCTGTGTACGCTGGTCTCCAGTTCGACCACTGGTCTTTGCAGCTGTGTCTGGGGAAG GGGATGTGCACCTGTTTGACTTTGAGAAGAGCTCGCAGAAGCCTGCCATTTCCATGAAGCAGGCCGTGGGCGAATGCCCTGTGTACTGTTTAGAATTTAACATCAAGCAAACTCGGCTATTGGCAGCAGGGGATGCTACCGGTACAGTCAAAGTCTGGCAGCTGAGTTCTGACTTCACTGAGCAGGGACCCAGGGAAATGAATCATCTGGAGCAGCTGGCAAACGAGATCACGGACTAA